Genomic DNA from Streptococcus uberis:
TTGAAGAAGTAAAATAAAATGTTTTAAGTCGTATGGATTATCCCCTGCGACTTATAGTTGATTATATGTATAGGCGAGTTCCTATGGGGAGTCCTTTCCCCCCTTAGGGGCGCTAGCATTTTACAAAAAAGGAGAAAAAATGAAACTTCATGAATTAAAAGCTGCTGAAGGCTCTCGTAAAGTACGCAATCGCGTAGGTCGTGGTACTTCATCAGGTAACGGTAAAACATCTGGACGCGGACAAAAAGGTCAAAAATCTCGTAGTGGTGGAGGCGTTCGTTTAGGTTTTGAAGGTGGACAAACTCCATTGTTCCGTCGTATGCCAAAACGTGGATTCTCAAACATCAACACTAAAGAGTATGCTCTTGTTAACCTTGATCAATTAAACGTTTTTGAAGATGGTACTGAAGTAACTCCAGTTGTTCTTAAAGAAGCTGGAATCGTTCGTGCTGAAAAATCAGGCGTTAAAATTCTTGGTAATGGCGAATTGACTAAAAAATTGACTGTTAAAGCAGCAAAATTCTCAAAATCTGCTGAAGCAGCAATTACTGCTAATGGTGGTTCAATCGAAGTCATCTAATGAGGGGTAACTCATTATGTTCTTAAAAATACTAAAAGATGCACTGAAGGTAAAGACAGTTAGACATAAAATACTCTATACGATCTTTATCATTCTCGTATTCCGAATCGGTACACATATAACGGTTCCTGGTGTAAATGCCAAGAGCTTAGAGCAACTGAGTGATCTTCCCTTTCTTAATATGTTGAACTTGGTAAGTGGTAATGCCATGAGAAACTTCTCAGTTTTCTCAATGGGGGTAAGTCCTTACATTACTGCTTCCATTGTTGTTCAATTATTGCAAATGGATATTTTGCCAAAATTCGTTGAATGGGGCAAACAAGGCGAAGTTGGTAGACGTAAGCTTAATCAAGCTACTCGTTACATCTCTTTAGTTCTAGCATTTGTTCAATCAATAGGTATTACAGCAGGGTTCAACACCTTATCGAGTGTAGCTCTGGTGTCGACACCAAATGTCAAAACATACTTGTTAATTGGTGCACTATTGACAACAGGAAGTGTTATTGTAACCTGGCTTGGGGAACAAATTACAGATAAAGGATTTGGAAATGGTGTTTCAATGATCATCTTTGCAGGTATCATTTCATCTATTCCAAATGCCATAGCGACAGTTCACGAAGATTATTTTGTCAATGTCAAATCGGGCGATGTTCAATCATCCTATCTTGTCGTTGGTATCTTAATTTTAGCGGTACTAGCCATTGTTTTCTTTACAACATTTGTTCAACAAGCAGAATACAAAATCCCAATCCAATATACAAAACTTGTTCAGGGTGCACCAACAAGTTCGTATCTTCCCTTAAAGGTTAATCCAGCTGGCGTTATTCCCGTTATCTTTGCGAGCTCGATTACTACAATCCCAAGTACTCTTATTCCGTTTTTCCAAAATGGTAGAGATATTCCATGGTTAACCAAATTACAAGAATTGCTAAACTATCAAACCCCAACCGGAATGATTGTTTACGCATTTCTAATAATCTTGTTCTCATTCTTCTATACCTTTGTCCAAGTAAATCCTGAGAAAACAGCTGAAAATCTACAGAAGAACTCTTCTTATATCCCGAGCGTTAGACCTGGAAGAGAAACAGAGCAATATATGTCATCCTTGCTGAAAAAATTAGCAACGGTTGGCTCGATTTTCCTTGCGTTTATTTCGCTTGCGCCAATAGCAGCGCAGCAAACACTTAATTTATCCTCAGGCATTGCCTTAGGTGGAACAAGTTTACTCATTTTGATATCAACGGGCATTGAAGGAATGAAACAACTTGAAGGCTATCTTCTGAAAAGAAAATATGTCGGATTTATGAATACAGCAGAATAGTATATAGGTTGACCTTGTCAACCTACTATTTTGTTTTCAGATGATGGTATGAGATTTATCGTTTCTTATCATCATTTGAAAACAAAAACTAAATGAAACATTTCATTTCATTATTTTAAAGTCAAAGAGGAGACTGACATGAATCTATTAATTATGGGTTTACCAGGTGCAGGTAAAGGTACTCAAGCAGCTAAAATTGTTGAAGAGTTTGGTGTCATTCATATTTCAACAGGTGATATGTTCCGTGCTGCCATGGCTAATCAAACTGAAATGGGTTTGTTAGCAAAATCTTACATTGATAAAGGTGATTTAGTACCAGATGAAGTTACTAATGGTATCGTAAAAGAACGTTTATCACAGGACGATATCAAGGAAAAAGGTTTCTTGCTTGACGGTTATCCACGTACCATTGACCAAGCACATGCCTTAGATGCAACACTTGCTGATCTTGGTTTGAAATTAAATGGTGTCGTTAATATTGATGTGGATCCTAATTCACTTGTAGAGAGACTAAGTGGTCGTATCATCCATAAAAAAACGGGTGAAACATTCCATAAAATCTTTAACCCACCTGCAGGTGATTATGACGAAAACGACTATTATCAACGAGAAGATGACAAACCTGAAACCGTTAAACGTCGTTTAGATGTTAATATCGCACAAGGTCAGCCAATCATTGATCATTATCGTAAGAGTGGAATTGTTCATGATATCCAAGGAAATCAAGAAATTTCAGAAGTTTTTGTTGATATCAAAAAAGTCATTGAAAGCTTAGCGTAAAATCTAAATAAATAACTTGCTAAAGTTGATATGAAGTGCTATAATAGGCTAGTCTGACTTATAATTGTTACCTCTGTGCTCAGAGGACATCAAATCGAAATTTAGGGGGTACTTTTGCGTGGCAAAAGAAGACGTGATTGAAATTGAAGGTAAAGTTGTTGAAACGATGCCTAATGCAATGTTTACTGTTGAATTAGAAAATGGACACCAAATTCTAGCAACTGTTTCAGGAAAAATCCGTAAAAATTACATTCGTATTTTAGTTGGTGATCGTGTGACAGTAGAAATGAGTCCATATGACTTAACACGTGGACGTATCACATACCGCTTTAAATAATCGAAATAATTGGAGGGATTAAAACATGAAGGTAAGACCATCGGTTAAACCAATTTGCGAATACTGTAAAGTAATTCGTCGTAACGGTCGTGTTATGGTAATTTGTCCAACAAATCCAAAACACAAACAACGTCAAGGATAATATAGAAAGGAGAAAAAATGGCTCGTATAGCTGGAGTTGATATTCCAAATGATAAACGCGTAGTAATTTCACTTACATATGTTTATGGTATTGGTCTTGCAACATCTAAAAAAATCTTAGCTGCTGCTGGAATCTCAGAAGATGTTCGTGTTAAAGATTTAACATCAGATCAAGAAGATGCAATTCGTCGCGAAATCGATTCAATCAAAGTTGAAGGTGACCTTCGTCGTGAAGTGAACTTGAACATTAAACGTTTGATGGAAATCGGATCATATCGTGGAATTCGTCATCGTCGTGGACTACCTGTCCGTGGACAAAATACAAAAAACAACGCTCGCACTCGTAAAGGTAAAGCTACCGCGATTGCAGGTAAGAAAAAATAAAATAGGAGGTAAAGAAATTGGCTAAACCAACACGTAAACGTCGTGTGAAAAAGAACATCGAATCTGGTGTTGCCCATATTCACGCTACATTTAACAACACTATTGTTATGATTACAGATGTTCACGGTAATGCTCTTGCATGGTCATCAGCTGGTGCTTTAGGTTTTAAAGGTTCTCGTAAATCAACACCTTTTGCTGCTCAAATGGCTGCGGAAGCTGCTGCGAAATCTGCGCAAGAACACGGACTTAAAACTGTTGAAGTTACTGTAAAAGGTCCTGGTTCAGGTCGTGAATCTGCTATTCGTGCACTTGCTGCTGCAGGTCTTGAAGTGACTGCTATTCGTGACGTGACTCCTGTGCCGCATAACGGTGCTCGTCCTCCAAAACGTCGTCGTGTATAATCATAAACTATATAGTACACAAGTTTCGTTTCGAGGGGTGAATAAATGATTGAGTTTGAAAAACCAACAATAACAAAAATTGATGAAAATAAAGATTACGGAAGATTTGTCATCGAACCGCTAGAACGTGGTTACGGAACAACTCTAGGTAATTCTCTTCGTCGTGTACTCTTGTCTTCACTTCCAGGTGCAGCAGTAACATCAATTAAATTTGATGGAGTATTACACGAATTTGATACAATCCCAGGTGTACGTGAAGATGTCATGCAAATAATCCTTAACATTAAGGGACTTGCTGTAAAATCTTACGTAGAAGACGAAAAGATGATCGAACTTGATGTTGAAGGGCCAGCGGAAGTGACAGCTGGAGATATTTTAACTGATAGCGACATTGAACTTGTTAACCCAGATCATTATCTCTTTACCATTGCTGAAGGACATTCCCTTAAAGCGACAATGACTGTTGCTAAAAAACGTGGTTATGTACCTGCAGAAGGCAATAAAAAAGATGATGCACCTGTTGGGACTTTGGCTGTTGATTCAATCTACACGCCAGTTAAAAAAGTTAACTATCAAGTTGAACCTGCTCGTGTCGGTAGCAATGACGGCTTTGATAAATTAACGATTGAAATCATGACAAATGGAACAATCATTCCTGAAGATGCATTAGGACTTTCTGCTCGAGTTTTAATTGAACACTTAAATCTTTTCACGGATTTAACTGAAGTTGCCAAAGCAACAGATGTTATGAAGGAAACTGAAAAAGTGAACGATGAAAAAGTACTTGATCGCACAATTGAGGAACTTGATTTATCCGTACGCTCTTATAACTGTTTGAAACGTGCAGGGATTAATACTGTATTTGATCTAACAGAGAAATCTGAGCCTGAAATGATGAAAGTCCGTAACCTCGGACGCAAGAGTCTTGAAGAAGTTAAGGTTAAACTTGCTGATTTAGGTCTCGGACTAAAAAACGATAAATAATATAGGAGGACAAAATGGCTTACCGTAAACTAGGACGCACTAGCTCACAACGTAAAGCAATGCTTCGTGATTTAACGACTGATCTTTTAATCAACGAATCTATTGTAACAACTGAAGCACGTGCAAAAGAAATCCGTAAAACAGTTGAAAAAATGATTACACTTGGTAAACGTGGTGATCTTCATGCTCGTCGTCAAGCAGCAGCTTATGTACGTAATGAAATCGCATCAGAAAACTATGATGAAGCTACTGATAAGTATACATCTACTTCAGCACTTCAAAAACTTTTCAATGAAATCGCACCTCGTTATGCTGAACGTAATGGTGGATACACTCGTATTCTTAAAACAGAACCGCGCCGTGGAGATGCTGCTCCAATGGCAATCATCGAATTAGTATAATTTTTATCAATTTTGTTGAGTGTTATGATGGTGGAATGGGATTATTTCTATTCTTAGTCTAGCTCTGGTCTACCGCTAGGAATTTTCCTAGCGGGAACACTCATCATATTGTAGAAGGTAACGCTTGTTTACGAAATGAACCTAAAAATAGGCTTATTTCGCAAGCAGGCGTTTTTGCGTATCAAACAAAAGTATATGGATTAATCAAAGAGTGCTTAAAATGCAAAATATGTCCAAATGTGATAAAATTACAACTCATGTCATGTTTTCAAGAGTAATCATAAAAAAATTTAAAAAAATGTAAAAAAACAGTAATATTCTATTGACAATAGAAAGAGAAGTGGGTATACTAATAAAGCTGTCAGAAAGCGCAAGTTGATGGATAAAAAAGAAATAAAAAAGAAAAAATCTATTGACAAACGGCTCGTAACCTGATAGAATATAATAGTTGTCTCGCAAGAGACCAAAGACCTTTGAGAACTGAATAAGACAAAGAAACCAAACGTGAGGGTGATATGTTAGCGCATATTACCTGTCAATTAAGAAACACAATAAATCTGTCAGCGACAGAAACGAACGAGTAAGTTCAAACTAAAATGAGAGTTTGATCCTGGCTCAGGACGAACGCTGGCGGCGTGCCTAATACATGCAAGTAGAACGCTGAGGACTGGTGCTTGCACTGGTCTAAGGAGTTGCGAACGGGTGAGTAACGCGTAGGTAACCTACCTCATAGCGGGGGATAACTATTGGAAACGATAGCTAATACCGCATGACAATAGGGTACACATGTACCCTATTTAAAAGGGGCAAATGCTTCACTATGAGATGGACCTGCGTTGTATTAGCTAGTTGGTAAGGTAACGGCTTACCAAGGCGACGATACATAGCCGACCTGAGAGGGTGATCGGCCACACTGGGACTGAGACACGGCCCAGACTCCTACGGGAGGCAGCAGTAGGGAATCTTCGGCAATGGGGGGAACCCTGACCGAGCAACGCCGCGTGAGTGAAGAAGGTTTTCGGATCGTAAAGCTCTGTTGTTAGAGAAGAACGGTAATGGGAGTGGAAAATCCATTACGTGACGGTAACTAACCAGAAAGGGACGGCTAACTACGTGCCAGCAGCCGCGGTAATACGTAGGTCCCGAGCGTTGTCCGGATTTATTGGGCGTAAAGCGAGCGCAGGCGGTTTGATAAGTCTGAAGTTAAAGGCTGTGGCTTAACCATAGTTCGCTTTGGAAACTGTCAAACTTGAGTGCAGAAGGGGAGAGTGGAATTCCATGTGTAGCGGTGAAATGCGTAGATATATGGAGGAACACCGGTGGCGAAAGCGGCTCTCTGGTCTGTAACTGACGCTGAGGCTCGAAAGCGTGGGGAGCAAACAGGATTAGATACCCTGGTAGTCCACGCCGTAAACGATGAGTGCTAGGTGTTAGGCCCTTTCCGGGGCTTAGTGCCGGAGCTAACGCATTAAGCACTCCGCCTGGGGAGTACGACCGCAAGGTTGAAACTCAAAGGAATTGACGGGGGCCCGCACAAGCGGTGGAGCATGTGGTTTAATTCGAAGCAACGCGAAGAACCTTACCAGGTCTTGACATCCCGATGCCCGCTCTAGAGATAGAGCTTTACTTCGGTACATCGGTGACAGGTGGTGCATGGTTGTCGTCAGCTCGTGTCGTGAGATGTTGGGTTAAGTCCCGCAACGAGCGCAACCCCTATTGTTAGTTGCCATCATTAAGTTGGGCACTCTAGCGAGACTGCCGGTAATAAACCGGAGGAAGGTGGGGATGACGTCAAATCATCATGCCCCTTATGACCTGGGCTACACACGTGCTACAATGGTTGGTACAACGAGTCGCAAGCCGGTGACGGCAAGCTAATCTCTTAAAGCCAATCTCAGTTCGGATTGTAGGCTGCAACTCGCCTACATGAAGTCGGAATCGCTAGTAATCGCGGATCAGCACGCCGCGGTGAATACGTTCCCGGGCCTTGTACACACCGCCCGTCACACCACGAGAGTTTGTAACACCCGAAGTCGGTGAGGTAACCTTTTAGGAGCCAGCCGCCTAAGGTGGGATAGATGATTGGGGTGAAGTCGTAACAAGGTAGCCGTATCGGAAGGTGCGGCTGGATCACCTCCTTTCTAAGGATAAGGAACACGTTGGTTAAGTCTTATTTAGTTTTGAGAGGTCTTGCAAGACGCAGAGACAAACTGTGGGGCCTTAGCTCAGCTGGGAGAGCGCCTGCTTTGCACGCAGGAGGTCAGCGGTTCGATCCCGCTAGGCTCCATAGGATACAGTTCAACTG
This window encodes:
- the rplO gene encoding 50S ribosomal protein L15; the encoded protein is MKLHELKAAEGSRKVRNRVGRGTSSGNGKTSGRGQKGQKSRSGGGVRLGFEGGQTPLFRRMPKRGFSNINTKEYALVNLDQLNVFEDGTEVTPVVLKEAGIVRAEKSGVKILGNGELTKKLTVKAAKFSKSAEAAITANGGSIEVI
- the secY gene encoding preprotein translocase subunit SecY, which gives rise to MFLKILKDALKVKTVRHKILYTIFIILVFRIGTHITVPGVNAKSLEQLSDLPFLNMLNLVSGNAMRNFSVFSMGVSPYITASIVVQLLQMDILPKFVEWGKQGEVGRRKLNQATRYISLVLAFVQSIGITAGFNTLSSVALVSTPNVKTYLLIGALLTTGSVIVTWLGEQITDKGFGNGVSMIIFAGIISSIPNAIATVHEDYFVNVKSGDVQSSYLVVGILILAVLAIVFFTTFVQQAEYKIPIQYTKLVQGAPTSSYLPLKVNPAGVIPVIFASSITTIPSTLIPFFQNGRDIPWLTKLQELLNYQTPTGMIVYAFLIILFSFFYTFVQVNPEKTAENLQKNSSYIPSVRPGRETEQYMSSLLKKLATVGSIFLAFISLAPIAAQQTLNLSSGIALGGTSLLILISTGIEGMKQLEGYLLKRKYVGFMNTAE
- a CDS encoding adenylate kinase, whose protein sequence is MNLLIMGLPGAGKGTQAAKIVEEFGVIHISTGDMFRAAMANQTEMGLLAKSYIDKGDLVPDEVTNGIVKERLSQDDIKEKGFLLDGYPRTIDQAHALDATLADLGLKLNGVVNIDVDPNSLVERLSGRIIHKKTGETFHKIFNPPAGDYDENDYYQREDDKPETVKRRLDVNIAQGQPIIDHYRKSGIVHDIQGNQEISEVFVDIKKVIESLA
- the infA gene encoding translation initiation factor IF-1 is translated as MAKEDVIEIEGKVVETMPNAMFTVELENGHQILATVSGKIRKNYIRILVGDRVTVEMSPYDLTRGRITYRFK
- the rpmJ gene encoding 50S ribosomal protein L36, with product MKVRPSVKPICEYCKVIRRNGRVMVICPTNPKHKQRQG
- the rpsM gene encoding 30S ribosomal protein S13; amino-acid sequence: MARIAGVDIPNDKRVVISLTYVYGIGLATSKKILAAAGISEDVRVKDLTSDQEDAIRREIDSIKVEGDLRREVNLNIKRLMEIGSYRGIRHRRGLPVRGQNTKNNARTRKGKATAIAGKKK
- the rpsK gene encoding 30S ribosomal protein S11, yielding MAKPTRKRRVKKNIESGVAHIHATFNNTIVMITDVHGNALAWSSAGALGFKGSRKSTPFAAQMAAEAAAKSAQEHGLKTVEVTVKGPGSGRESAIRALAAAGLEVTAIRDVTPVPHNGARPPKRRRV
- a CDS encoding DNA-directed RNA polymerase subunit alpha — encoded protein: MIEFEKPTITKIDENKDYGRFVIEPLERGYGTTLGNSLRRVLLSSLPGAAVTSIKFDGVLHEFDTIPGVREDVMQIILNIKGLAVKSYVEDEKMIELDVEGPAEVTAGDILTDSDIELVNPDHYLFTIAEGHSLKATMTVAKKRGYVPAEGNKKDDAPVGTLAVDSIYTPVKKVNYQVEPARVGSNDGFDKLTIEIMTNGTIIPEDALGLSARVLIEHLNLFTDLTEVAKATDVMKETEKVNDEKVLDRTIEELDLSVRSYNCLKRAGINTVFDLTEKSEPEMMKVRNLGRKSLEEVKVKLADLGLGLKNDK
- the rplQ gene encoding 50S ribosomal protein L17 is translated as MAYRKLGRTSSQRKAMLRDLTTDLLINESIVTTEARAKEIRKTVEKMITLGKRGDLHARRQAAAYVRNEIASENYDEATDKYTSTSALQKLFNEIAPRYAERNGGYTRILKTEPRRGDAAPMAIIELV